A stretch of Megalobrama amblycephala isolate DHTTF-2021 linkage group LG14, ASM1881202v1, whole genome shotgun sequence DNA encodes these proteins:
- the LOC125244926 gene encoding zinc finger protein 235-like produces MRVHTGEKPFTCDQCGKSYSQSSNLKAHMRIHTGEKPFTCDHCGKNCTQKGNLKEHMRIHTGEKPFTCDQCGKSFTSKQSLKIHSAVHTREKQFECHECSKTFLWATNLKKHLTVHTKEKPHSCSVCGKSFSLLYYLNKHEKIHTGVREYMCFECEKTFTTLKYLKVHQRIHTGEKPHKCSQCDKRFSDSSSLKTHERIHTGEKPYKCSHCDKRFNQSSYMKTHEKIHTGEKPYKCSQCDKRFSDSSSLKTHERIHTGEKPYKCSQCNKRFSDSSNLKTHERIHSREKPYTCDQCGKSFSFKNQLKIHMKIHAVEKPHHCRLKSR; encoded by the coding sequence atgagagttcatactggagagaagccgttcacatgtgatcagtgtgggaagagctaCAGTCAATCATCAAACCTTAAAgcacacatgaggatccacaccggagagaagccgttcacatgtgatcattGTGGGAAGAACTGCACACAAAAAGGAAATCTTAAGgaacacatgagaattcatacaggagagaagccgttcacatgtgatcagtgtgggaagagttttacATCAAAACAAAGTCTTAAGATTCACAGTGCAGTTCACACCAGAGAGAAGCAGTTCGAATGTCATGAATGCAGCAAAACGTTTCTCTGGGCAACAAACCTGAAGAAACATCTGAcagttcatacaaaggagaagccacattcatgttctgtgtgtggaaagagtttttcactgctgtattatttaaataaacatgagaaaatacacactggtgtgagagagtacatgtgttttgagtgtgagaagacttttactacattaaagtatttaaaagtgcaccagagaattcacactggagaaaaacctcacaagtgttcacagtgtgacaagagattcagtgattcatcatctctaaaaacacatgaaaggatccacactggagaaaaaccttacaagtgttcacactgtgacaagagatttaATCAGTCATCATatatgaaaacacatgagaagatccacactggagaaaaaccttacaagtgttcacaatgtgacaagagattcagtgattcatcatctctgaaaacacatgaaaggatccacactggagaaaaaccttacaagtgttcacagtgtaacaagagattcagtgattcatcaaatctgaaaacacacgagaggatccacagcagagagaagccatacacgtgtgatcagtgtggaaagagtttctcttttaaaaatcAGCTGAaaatacacatgaagatccatgcagtggagaaaccacatcactGCAGATTGAAATCACGATAA